GACTTTTACAAAAGAGGCAAAGCTTTTTAGTTCCGTAGTCGATTGGCAGAAAACAGGACCCTTATAAATTCGttgtgtctgtctgtccgtctgtccggGTGTCACAACTCACAGTCGCTTTATTTCGAAACTATTTGGActagacaaaatataattaaagtaacaGCGTTTCTTTACATCTTATTGGGAGCAAGATAAGGttttactgtttattaattCTTTGTAAAAACCACCTCCTTACCATTGAAATCAggtaaaagttttcaaaaaagCCTTTCAGCAGACATCTATTCCTCTTAGTCCCTAGTATAATATACTATTGTTATTCCAGACACTCATCTATCAGATATAATGATGAAAGCATTTGACTACTTGGAGAAGGCAACCTGCATTCGTCTACAACGTCTCCGAGAGAGGCCTACAGACACGCAGTCTTTGCGAGACATTGAATGGATATACATCACTAATCCTACGGGAATCAAGCAATGTGTTCATAGCAATGACCATACTGATATTAAGGGGGTGCAGGTTGggcataatttatataaatttgtttttttatgattagaagtcaacctagtgtcaaagttgttcaagccgtctgACATGGctgaacgactgttatcttaattgacaaaaaccggGACAGACTTTTTAGTAGTGCCCTCTTGagcatggagacgctcagttcaattaattatttatttttcgtcaTCTCAAAGAATCGTCATATTTCAGCTAATTTACATAAATCCTTAATCAATTATCCACCAAAACCATCTACAATCACCAATATACATATTCACGAGAAACGTGAATAATTATGTTGATTTAAATtacatagatatattttttttataaagttttgaattaGTAGTACGTTTTGAATTCTCTCGTGAATATTAAACACTTCATTGTCTAAAAGTAGTCATGATTGTCACACGAGTTCTGACCCCTAGCCTGTTAAACATTATAAGATAACTTCCAAAGCTACGTTGAACCAAGATTTACGTAGATCATCGTTATTACCTGTGTCAaggaaatgtatttataattcaggttttataaaataattgaagtcaATCGTTGGTTTGAACAGACTTACTGacgacttttaaaatattttcgtattttcttACCTTCCATAAAATCTTCCTTGGTCTCCatatacatactatacatatatacttcAACAACAAACATTAACCAAATCAGTTCAGCCGTTCTCGAGACTGACACGTCATTCAACTTACGTATGCAGATGGTGGTGTTTGGCTACGAGTGCATGACGCAAGGCGACATCTTGCACGAGATGATGCACGTGCTGGGCTTCCCCCACGAGCACACCAGACCTGATAGAGACCAGTACATCACTATACTCTGGGACAATATCAAACCTGGTAAGGATATCCAAAGAATTCggtatttaactgcacgtttagtGGTTAAGgtgtcacctcgccgcaataaccaaagcgccgcgtgtggtggttTCGAATCCCACCAGGgataaatctttgtgtgatgagcacgagtatttgttctgtgtttggatattaatttttatctatataagtatgtatttagaagtatataagtatgtttatcagttatttggttaccatagtacaagctctgcttagtttggaatcaattaatgaccatgtgtgaattgtcccaaaattttaattattattttttttttatttgtgtttatcagttatttggttaccatggtacaagctctgcttagttaggAATCATATGACTGtgtgttgtccaatgatatttatttatttattatttctgtttgCATGTCTCTAAACTTAAGCTCATATTTTTGATAGAGTAGTGCGAAACTTACTCTTAAATATTAGGCCTGGGATTATACTCAAAGTAAGAAACTGTCTTTcattttcacgaaaaaactaaaGACTTTCCGAACAACCTAATACTAAGCACGCTTTATACTTGAAGATGTGgacatatgtatgtaagtgtTCCGGATTAGAAAATACTTCTTAATAATGTTGGTCTAATACAATAGAAACTATTGAAAGAAAAATCCGGACCTATTATGTACACtcaaacaaaagatttttgttgATTGATTAAGGTGGCATTCGttaccaaaattatattaagtatttaaatagaaacaatAGAAACTGAAaaactattacattataatttaaataattatcagaaATTGCACGTGAaatttatcatcaaatattgtattattttcctcGTTCGGATAAGAACGATCgaaaatcttttgaaaatcattatatatttatgtttcctTTGCCAGGCTACAAGAAATATTTCGAGATATTTCCTAAGCGGCCAGTGGAAAACTTGCCGTACGATTACGCGAGCGTTCTGCACTACCCTCCACGAGCCTTCTCCAGGAATGGCCAGATGACTATATTGACGGAGGTGAGTCAACACTTTGAGTGCGGAACAGGGCCTGTAAGACCTCTTCTATGTCGTACTTGCAGTGCGGCAATGAAAGAAAGGCTGGTTAGGACACGAATCGTACCGCAGTTAATGGAAAGTATAGAAAAACGATGTCTATGTCAATGTCTGCTGGGAACGTATTAAAGGTTTGACCACATAAGTGGACCCTCTCAAAAAAGCATCTTGACATTGAACAGTTACTTCAAAAACCAAACTAGACATCGATATTTCAACGAAGCTTCTTGTAATCTCTGCTTCATATGATTTAAATGATTATGCCACTCTGGCTATACTGATGAATAGTCTACTATGTGGTTTccattataatatgtacctgCTTGTCGAATACTTAGATATTATACTACtacgcaattctctacaatcggaacCGTCTCGTATAGAGAGTTATACgtactgcaaaatagtttctacgacgtccgctagaggcgctgatctgattttcatacattttttttcgatagctagccagttgtcgattcttgatagtagtagagaatcgggctaatgcatacaaacataatagTTGAAATAGTCCTTGTCAGTAACACGCTAATTCCTACACAGCCCGACATAAAAGTCGGACAACGAGAAGGCCTCAGCGAGATCGACGTAGAGAAAATCAACACTTTGTACTCCGGCGAATGTATGAAACGCAACAGAGATTACCTGCTGAAGACCTGTCCTAGCGTCGTCAAAACTAGATCTGGTGCACCTAAAGTCAGTGAAAAAGATATTGAAGAGTACTTCAAAGACAGAATATGGCCTTTCGGAATTGTTAACTACAAACTCAAAGATGATGTAGAGTTCAGTAAGTTCATgacttgttttgttataaaacgttTCCGAAATTTCATAgttcaattaaactattaaCTTGTTCCACAGCCCTAGAAGAGATGGATAACATAAGAGCAGTAATAAACCACATAGAAAAAGAGACGTGCATAGAATTCAGAGATATGACCCAAGATGATGACGATGAAGACACAGAGGGTGATGACGGAGGCAAAGGAGACATGGATAGAAGTCGTGATtcagatgatgatgatgatgatgatatatatagcacTACTAAAGGTCCAAGCAAAGACCCCGTATCTGAAAAAGACCCTGATTCCGGAAAAGACCCCGAGTCCGGAAAAGACCCCGGCTCAGAGAAAGATGAAGGTAATTCTGACCCGTCGGCTAGTGATAAGAATACGAATGTAGTAGATAATGACCCGGTACAATTGGATACAGACGGTCCTATGTCAGACGACAATGAGGTGGAAGGCGACGAAGTGAGGAGATCTCTTCGTGGTGGAATACCTGACAATATGCAACTGACCAGCGCCAAGAAGTTTGTCAGGAAGAAGAAGTCTCCTAAAGGTAATTTTTGATACTGGTTTTACGCCACTTACAGGAATGACATAAGTTGGTTTTTTCGGCTCCTTAACAACTATTGTATTGCTTCTGTAGAGCTATCAAATAATAAGTTGTTTTGCTGCAAATACTTCATCTAAAATGTTCGCTTTTTTGAAGTccgaagtaaataataataaatttaacccacgACTGTCCCAccgctgagcaagggtctcctcccctaATGAGgggttgggccttgagtccaccacgctggcctattGCGGGTAGTAGAAAAGTTAAAAATGGTTTTTTTCTCATGACTAGGTTTTGTCTATATAGTCACTTActttttcagatatttttattttactcataAATGTTAGAAGCATAAATAAACGCACTATAAAAGCTAAATAGATGAAACAAAATCCAAACAGCTCAGAATGCATTGTAAATAATCAGGTTATCGTAAATATGCGGTTACGTTGAACGCAATCTGACGTAAGAGCACGATTATGTACTCTACACTCACGCGATCAGACAAAAGAAAgttaccatttttatttgattattttacgCTCCAATGTCTACGTTAGCCTCTACGTATGTGCCTGTGTATTTCTGCAACGGTAACTGAAATAGGAATTCGTATGTTACGCCATTTGTTGGTGTTAAGGCTTACTTTCTTTGCACGCTGGTGTACGTCGGACGAGTACGCGGACACGATATTGTATGGGACATTGTACAGCATAGCGTGTCCGGCAGATTGTATGTAATGAATACGAAGCTTACGGTGCGCGTTGACGACGTACGCGACCAATTCAGTACAGGATGAAGTAAAGCCTTAAAAGATCCATTACACTACAGAAATCGTTATTATATTGTAGAAACTGAAATTTgaaacatgtaatttttttttggatcTACGCACTCCATCtctcataatttaatttaacgtaAACTAGATCTTATTTCAGTCCCATACAATACTCCttctggttttatttatttatttttgagcaTACTTTTTCATTAATTGCGTAACGCTACCCAACTGTACCTAGTCATGATTAGTTAATcgcatttgtattttttttatacaaacctttACAACAGCACAAAACCAATCAAACAAGCAGAACG
The DNA window shown above is from Anticarsia gemmatalis isolate Benzon Research Colony breed Stoneville strain chromosome 20, ilAntGemm2 primary, whole genome shotgun sequence and carries:
- the LOC142981374 gene encoding uncharacterized protein LOC142981374 isoform X3, with the translated sequence MLGVLQILILVHFNNLAVECLIPGSPPELSVHREDKKLIDRKRQDTLEMCRIFNEETEKLERLNQMQEHHNRRHRRSKRQTNLNAINPALNPEDALRVETIVDKLYDDLLEQGQKVNYRRGNVAAKTKNKKSGTQMSGRRFNFAPSFLLGPLGPTPLRNETPYPEGRPARFKRGIIPYFIDTKTYDTHLSDIMMKAFDYLEKATCIRLQRLRERPTDTQSLRDIEWIYITNPTGIKQCVHSNDHTDIKGVQMVVFGYECMTQGDILHEMMHVLGFPHEHTRPDRDQYITILWDNIKPGYKKYFEIFPKRPVENLPYDYASVLHYPPRAFSRNGQMTILTEPDIKVGQREGLSEIDVEKINTLYSGECMKRNRDYLLKTCPSVVKTRSGAPKVSEKDIEEYFKDRIWPFGIVNYKLKDDVEFTLEEMDNIRAVINHIEKETCIEFRDMTQDDDDEDTEGDDGGKGDMDRSRDSDDDDDDDIYSTTKGPSKDPVSEKDPDSGKDPESGKDPGSEKDEGNSDPSASDKNTNVVDNDPVQLDTDGPMSDDNEVEGDEVRRSLRGGIPDNMQLTSAKKFVRKKKSPKAQNQSNKQNVRKPNIQTKPNNQGAKPKTVNTKLNIRNPIQNMSKALGKMSKFQRKRPQKPAGKPPTPSRRHAEHYLEFARSAKPGCPCPKRSGAPTKVPAVKYQIIINYLLY